GCAGCCGCTAAGCTGGCGAAACAGGGGTTTCAGACAGTATTCTACACACCCGACCCCTACGTCGAGAAGAAAGCATCAGAATACAACCCCAGCCTACATCGCGGTATGTCCAAACAAGAATTCATCAAGCTATGCGCCGAAAACAAGCTCACAGTCACACGACAGCCCGAGAAGAGCTACCAAGAAGTATGGATAACGGTCAACACAATCAAGGAAGGCCGCGACACACTACACTCTGCAGAAAACCTCGTCAAAACAGTGGGAGAAAAACTCCGTCAAGCCGAGCGGCTCACTGTCTCTGGATTGACCAAGCCCGGCGAATGCAGACACCTCCTCAACCTCTTCACCAGAAGCTCAGCGGCAGACCCGACGGAGACCAACTACGTAGGCGCAGTCTCCGCAACAGGAAAACTTCTGCCAGCCTGGAGCTCATCCGAGAAAACGAGCCCAGTTCTCGAAAAGCTGGGCGCGACTTTTTTCCAGTCGCCTGAGCTGGCTGAGATAGCTTCTTTGTGGAATATTCTGTCGGAAGCGGTTGAGGCGTGGACCCTGATAGAGATGGCTATTCTTCATGGACATAAGGAGCTTGTCATGAATTGTTTTACACGTGAAGCTGTTCTCTACCATGAGCATCTCGACGCCGTGAAAGCGTACAGGATGCAGAGGGATACACCTCTTCTCAACAACCTCTATACGAAGATGAGGAAAACGGTCTACAGAGCCGAGGCTTCTGTGCTGTCTCAGGTGCGGGAGGTTTCGAGAAAGTATAGGAGGGAGTTTAGGCTTCTCGTTGTAGGTTGTCCTGAGATGGTTGGTGAGAGGTTTGTGGATGCTTTGAAGGGCAGGCGGGTGAAGGTTTCTGTTGTGGATGCTGAGGATGTTTCGCCTGAGAAGCTGGGCTCATTCACGGGGTTTGACGGTGTTGTGGTGGCTGGTCTGCGGATAGACATGTTGCGTGAGTTGTCTAAACATTTTTCCTATGTCTGGTTTGTGCCGACGGTGTGAGGTGTTGATGCATGGTTGACGTGGCTGTGGTAGGCGCCGGGTTTTGGGGCGTCAACCATATCAGAGTGTTGAAGGAGCTTGGGGAATCCGAGGTAGTGGCTGTCTGTGACATAGACAGAGAGAGAGCGGGAAAAGCGGCTGCACGGTTCGGAATCGAGCACGTATACACTGAAGTGGACACCATGCTGATGGAAACACGTCCAGACGCGGTAACAATATGCACACCATCGACAACACATGCTTCACTCGCCCTGAAACTCCTCGACCACGGCTGCGACATATTTATCGAGAAGCCGATGGCCTCAACGGTTGACGAGGCCGCGAAAATATTGGACAAAATTCGGGAGACAGGAAGAGTTGTGATGGTCGGCTTCATCGAACGGTTTAACCCGGCCGTCCAGTTTGCGCGACACATGATTGAAGATAAAGAGATTGGCGAAGTGCTTCTCTTCTACGGCAGAAGGATAGGCTGGTGGCCCGAGAGGATTGGTGACACGGGCGTGGTCAAAGACACCGCAATACATGACCTTGACCTTGTTACATGGATTTTCCGAACACTTCCCGACGAGGTTTACGCGATGTGTGGACGGCTGCGCCACAGCTACGAGGACCATGCCCAAATCTTTCTTTCATATGGCGAGGGGCGCAGCGCTCTGCTTGAAGCCAATTGGCTGACCCCGAGGAAGAAACGCGAGATGCACATAACCGGAGAAAACGGCGTGGTTTCTGTGAAGTTTATCGAGCAGGAGGTTGTGGTGGAGAAGGCTGAGCAAACCATCATCCCCCATCTGAAAGCCTCCGAGCCTCTCCGTAACGAGTTGAAGCACTTCATCGAATCCGTGAAAAACCATAGCGAGCCAGGTGTAACAGCATACGACGGCCTCAAAGCCACGCTTCTCGCCGAGTGCGTCCTCGAATCGGCCAAGAACCGTTCACCGATAAACCCACGCAAATACATCACCATGCTCGGATACGGAAAACACGTCGAAAAACCATAGCTCCATGGGGCCGGTGGGATTTGAACCCACGACCTCGCGGGCCCAAGCCGCGCATCTTAGACCAAGCTGGACCACGGCCCCTTATGAAAAACCCGTCAAAACCCGAATAAATACCAGCCGCTCTAGGGTAGAAGCTCTATGCCATGCAGCCCGATGACGTATTCGCTCCACTCCGTCGGATGCCGCACACCTCGTAGAAACCTTATCCGCAAAAAACGCCGCAGATTACCTCCCATTTCCTCCATCATCATCTCCACCACACCATCAGATAAACTGTAGAGAAGATTGGTGAGCTTCTGCTCCAATATGTCTGGGACGATTATCGCGACGCATGTGCCACCGTTTCTCCTCACGTCTGATGCGACGGCTTGGTAGAACTTGAAAGCATTCTCCGAAGGAATGTAGGCGAGAAGTGTGCTCAGGTCATCTATGACGAGGAAATAGTTTGATGAGTAGTCAGCTGCCTCGAGGAAGGTCTGCCGTATCTCTAGGAGGCTTGCCTCGGGGCTTATGCTGTATTTTGCTGGATAGGTGTGTTCACCGCGGGTGTGGCAATCCACTAGGACGAGTCTCCCCTCATCAAGGTGGTTATCAAACTCGGCGCCGATGGACTTGGCCAGTTCGAGGAAATTTTGCGGCGACATGGTGGTGAGGGCGTAAACTGTTTTTCTATTCTTGGACAACGCTGCCTCAGCGGCCTGTATGGATAGAAGGGTTTTGCCGAGAATAGTCTCAAGTATCCACTCGACGCTTACCTCCATCTCCCCCACCCCGTTTAACAGGCTCTGTTAGAGAAATTCTACGCCAGTCGCGGAGAAGAGCCCAGAAAGCGGCCGTGAGGAAAATGAAGAAAACAAGACCCGATAAGAGGTCTATACCCTGCGGTATTCCCGATATTCGGCCGCTTAGCTGCAGCAGGACTATCCCCCTCCCCGCGACCGAGACAGCTGCGGCGGCACCAACAGCTCAACTCTTTCCTCCATCCGGTCTGCGAAAACCGTCTCAACAAAAGGCAACGGCTCACGTGTCCTCTCCCTATATGCCGAGGCCACCGCGTAAACACGGTCAACCTCTCTGAGAATATTGCTCCGATACTCCTCCAGACCCGGGTCCAACCCTGTGAAGGGTATGGGCCCACGCGGCTTAAAAAGATGTCTAAAACGACTCCTCTTCCCCCGATACGCTTTCATAAACCTTCTATCCACAACCCTCAACAACCTACAGAGAATACGGGATGATAGAAGGCCGTAACCCTTTATATGTGACTGGACTATCACCTACATAAAGAATAGAGAGTCTGAATTCCACCTTCTAAAAGGAATGGGTCAATATATAGAGCAACGCTAAAAAATACACAGAAAATTGATTGAGAGCGAACAGATAAACGGTCACGGTAAACATAAACAAAGGGAAAAAATAGGGGAGTGGTCGGCTGGCAGGCAACCACCAGAACAACATCTAGGAAACCCAAAAGAGGCCAAGCCGTTTAAGAGTTTGACGTGACCGGTGAAAACACTAGTCCGTTTAATAGCCGGACGTGCCGGCCTCTGGGTTTTATCCCTGTTGCTGGGCCGCTACGCCTGCCAGCCTCTCTTGGGTTTCCCGTCGGATTGTCAGCCAGATTTTGAAAGCTATTTCTTCCTCGTCTCTTGCTATGGGTTCTTTGTTTGTGATCGACATTGTAAGTCTATTCAACGCTTTCCTAGCTATGTGGTTGTATTTTTGGTTGTTAATACGTTGCCTAAAAAGTCCTAGATAGAGTCTAACATCTGTGAATGATAGGTTGAAGTCTACATATGTCAGCAGCTCGGCCAATGCTTCCCTAGCCAGTAGATGGTTTTCGCCTGTTATCCCCAGTTCCTCAGCTATTATTCTGAAGAGTGGGTATCTTCTCTCAGCCTCCTCTGTTATTGGTCTGGCTGTTATCAGCTTCTCCTCCTCGATGTGGTCTATAAGCCTCTTGAAACTATCCTTGGCAACATCCGATACATCCTTAGACTGGTTCTCCAACCGTTGCTTAGTCCTCTCTAATCTCCTAAAGGATGAAATCAGTTGGCGCATGGCCAGGAAGTCCTCATCAACCCTCTTGAACCACTTCTCGTCAATGCTCATCAGGATTTTTATGTCTGTCTTCGCTGACTTCGATATCCCCAGCTTCTTCCTCATCTTCTCAATCAACGTAAGCCTTCTGAGATAATAGACTTCTACACCCCTCTTGAGCAACTCTATGAAGCCATCTGTATGCATTATCGGTATGACGTCTACGTAAACCTTGTCGCCCACTTCCGCCGGAATCTTCGCCGGAGAATCAACATGTCTAAAGGTCTCGCCATCAGTTGTGTATGTGATGCGGTAGCCGGAGTCGTCTTTCTTTCGGTGGATGTCTGCGTAGAACCTCATCTACACCACCTCCCCCACTTCTCTCCCGATGGGCAGAGTCCGCCCACGGCCCTCGGGAACACAGGCCGCAGGCCATCCCTGGACAAATGCCCAGTGGGCGACCTCAGCCCCGGGAATCAGGGCCCCATGACGGGAACAGCCTAGGAAGACACGGAGCATATGTCCTCCCCATGTTGTTGGGGAGGCGGGCTCATTGAAGCCCGAAGCTCCGCATCCACCCAGACACCCCGCAGGGACTAGGTCGCCCAGAAGGAGGAGAGGGGATTATTCCTGGGTCGTCGTTTATCGTCTGTCTCCGCCATAGGGTTTGAAGCCTCTCCATCAAAACGCCTCCATGACGCCCTGACAGAGAAACCCCATGGAAGAGACACCATGCCTCTCCCATGGAGAAGATGGCTCCGAGAGCTTCCTTGGCGGAGCATCTGAATCACCTGAATCGTCTGAACCATCTGCTTGGGTGTCTCCCGCTGGAGCCAACCGCACAAGGGCAGGAAGGCTCCCCATACACAGCTGGTCGCACAAGGGCAGACCAGACACATGCACGGTGCTGGAGACATCCCGGTCATCCGCCTCAAGCGCCTGCCTGCAGGCAGCCGCCGCACAAGGGCAAGCGGCCGCGCCCGCCGCGCACGGGCAAGCAGGCCCCCCATACGCCGGAGCTGCTCACGGGCAAGCTCACCGCAGGGCCCGCACACGGGCAAGGCCCCGCGGGGGTGGCCGGCGTACAGGGCGCAGGATGCATAGACCCGCTCACGGGCAGGGCCTACGCAGCCCCAGCACACGGGCATGGAGCCAGGCGCGAGCCAGCCAACCACCCCCGCCACCCCACATATATCAATGGGGTGGACGCCTTGTTTCAGGCGTGTATGGGATGGTGGTTTTGGTGATGGGTTTGTTGGTTAATCTTTGTCCCGGGTTTTTAGCCACCTCTTCTCCGCATCCCCGGGTCCGTTTGGGGCTATGTTTTGCGGCTTTTGGGCGGGTGGCTTCAACCCGGGCGCGGAAGCCCAGCCAAGACGGAGAAAAAGGTCCCCGTCATCCAAAGAACCCTATAGAAACCATATAATTGGGCTTGATGGTCTATTCTCTGGGGTTCCTTGGGTGGGTTTTGGGGCTATGGTTTGGATGGTATCCTTTTCCCCCTAAGGGCCCCTCCCTCCGTCACGGACCACTCCTATGCATTTGCCGGCTTCGGCATCTCCACGCGAGTGTCTGGGGCCTTGGGCCAGGCAACCCGGCTCCCAGCCCTCGGGTGACGGGGTACCTGTCGAACCCCGTCCTCGGACGCTCCGCACGCGCCCGCCCCAGCTCAGCCCACCGCAGGGGCCTCATCGGTCATTCGCGCGGAGTGTGTATTATCTGTGTTAAGGGATGGATATAAGGGGATAGCTGGTGTAGGTTCTATGCTACACTGGGGTATTTGGGGGGCTAAGTAATAGCCTCTATGGGTAGGGGTGTCGTCAACTTGTTGCCGGCTGTTTGAGTCTTACCCTCCCGTTTAGAGTTTGTGGACAGATAAAGGAGGATACACGCGCTAGCTATCCCAGAGACATCAACAGGTTGACAGTTGAACCAATTCTTGAGTAGATACTCAAAGAAGTGAATAGCCGTCAACATGTTGACATTTTTGTAGAAAAATGAGTAGATACCAAAAAATGAGCAATAATAGACCCATAACCATTCTCAAGGAGCTTGAACAAAAGCTCTCATTGGTAGCCTGATATGGCTGGTAAATGGGTTGATGAGGATTGGCGATGTAAGGGGACTACATCTCTATAAAAAATAACGCGGGGTAGAACATACCTGCACATCAAAACAGGCTCAGGATTCGCCCTACCAGAAGAATACATTCCATGAACCTTTGATGAGCGTGGCTAACATGGTTTGGGTAAATGTTCTTGTGTGTTGGTCTTGAATTGGGTGTGGCCTGCAAGAGTTTTAAGAGACGGTGGCGGTGTCGGCTTGAATAGGACTGGGGGATGAGGCTGGATACCGGTTTCTGGGTGTCTAAGGCTGAGGAGCTTGGCTACCCTGTTAAGATTGAGGAGCTCAGCGTTGATTATCTCAGGGAGAGCGGAGTCTTCCCAAGGGTCCTTAATGTTGTCCAGTCTCTTCGTTTGTATCTCGATGACTACATAGAGTTTGTCATAATAAGCGTTGATGGTAAAGTATCTAGGGGGCTGTGTACAAGGGTGGCGCGGAGCTGGAAGGAAAAACGCCTCATCAGACCCCTCCTCATATTCACATCCGGGAAGGATGAGAGCTTCATCGTTACCGTACCGGGTGCAGGCACCGGGGGAGAGGCCAGGGTTCTACATATCGAAGGCGAGTTCTACAGGACGGATATAGAGGTGATTGAGAGTCTTAGATATAGGGGAGACCCCGAGAATCTAAGAAAGGCATATGACAGCGAGATGCTGCCCTATGACAAGGTCAGGGAAGAGTTCTTCGAAGGCTACAGGGAGCTGTACGAGAGAATAGTTAAGACGGTGAAGAGTGTTCTGAAAGACAACGCATCATCATATGCCCAGCGTTTCCTCGGCCGCCTAATGTTCCTCTACTTCCTGCAGAGAAAGGGCTGGCTAAAAGGGGACAGGAGCTTCATAAACAAGATAAACGATTACCTCGAACTCAACCGCCTCTTCTACGAGAGCTTAAACAAGAAAAACGGTGAGGAAGGAATTCCATTCTTAAACGGGTCCTTGTTCGAGCGGGAAGAATACCTTACCAGCAAGGTTGAGAAGGAATTAGCAATGAAGATGAATTCTATATTCTATGACGCTAGGAACTTCTTCAACAGGTATAATTTCACAGTCGACGAGACCACCCCACTGGAGGTTGAGGTAAGCATCGACCCTCTTCTACTCGGAACAGTCTTAGAGAATCTGCTGGAGGAGAAAGAGCGCG
The sequence above is drawn from the Candidatus Caldarchaeum subterraneum genome and encodes:
- a CDS encoding dehydrogenase (Similar to 3-chlorobenzoate-3,4-dioxygenase dyhydrogenase/idhA; putative myo-inositol 2-dehydrogenase (EC:1.1.1.18)), giving the protein MVDVAVVGAGFWGVNHIRVLKELGESEVVAVCDIDRERAGKAAARFGIEHVYTEVDTMLMETRPDAVTICTPSTTHASLALKLLDHGCDIFIEKPMASTVDEAAKILDKIRETGRVVMVGFIERFNPAVQFARHMIEDKEIGEVLLFYGRRIGWWPERIGDTGVVKDTAIHDLDLVTWIFRTLPDEVYAMCGRLRHSYEDHAQIFLSYGEGRSALLEANWLTPRKKREMHITGENGVVSVKFIEQEVVVEKAEQTIIPHLKASEPLRNELKHFIESVKNHSEPGVTAYDGLKATLLAECVLESAKNRSPINPRKYITMLGYGKHVEKP